The following are from one region of the Platichthys flesus chromosome 2, fPlaFle2.1, whole genome shotgun sequence genome:
- the LOC133959590 gene encoding endothelin-3-like produces MAYVSSVDVGVLFLIVVTASLANGSSSSNNVSQRKEVEAAKLDELVTGSVDHLASVPSPSEVKPCPAYEPPRPRKRAKRCTCYTYRDKECVYYCHLDIIWINTPEHTVPYGMSSYQGTLRMRRSSGTEEQGRRRRRRKEAEGQRCVCAQRNDSDCSSFCMIRQQRQHIEELKINKKRAPLRSGPTMKLTNSI; encoded by the exons ATGGCTTATGTTTCATCAGTTGATGTGGGAGTTTTGTTTCTTATCGTGGTGACAGCATCTTTGGCAAACG GTTCTTCATCGAGCAACAATGTGAGCCagaggaaggaggtggaggcagcCAAGCTGGACGAGCTTGTGACCGGTAGTGTGGACCACCTCGCCAGTGTTCCCTCTCCCAGTGAGGTGAAGCCGTGCCCTGCCTATGAGCCGCCCAGGCCCAGGAAACGGGCGAAGAGATGCACATGTTACACCTACAGAGACAAGGAGTGTGTGTATTACTGCCACCTAGACATCATCTGGATCAACACGCCAGA GCACACTGTCCCGTATGGTATGTCCAGTTACCAGGGTACACTGCGTATGAGGCGCTCCTCTGGCACtgaggagcaggggaggaggaggaggaggaggaaggaagcgGAGGGCCAGCGCTGCGTGTGTGCACAGCGGAACGACTCTGACTGCAGCAGCTTTTGCATGATCAG GCAGCAGAGACAACACATAGAAGAACTCAAAATAAACAAGAAGAGAGCACCTCTGCGCAGTGGTCCAACTATGAAATTAACGAACAGCATTTGA